The following proteins come from a genomic window of Pecten maximus unplaced genomic scaffold, xPecMax1.1, whole genome shotgun sequence:
- the LOC117321386 gene encoding ATP-dependent DNA helicase Q1-like, giving the protein MADFSTCLEFAKAKLKLDYDLKDKQIDTLRNVFIGSDCVSVLPTGYGKSVIFQLLPFLLQRKRQLQTPAIVIVVTPLSSIMEDQVYSLRDKGIKACFLNIDGKHASTYTDDKVSDDDDDDDDDSCDIKLPKSVSMNDIKRGNYNLIYAHPETLINSKTCSSILRSSVYQANVGAVVIDEVHMITEWGENFRPAFKKLGETTCIFPEAAHLALTATATPKKINELCKILQYQQPQVVTVNPDRPNIFLNIEKRLPNLHKFEKLDKIIEPIADGLKTQLGIFPVTIVYMESLEALSYCYQYISYCLQELQYSGEQLPENRIFGQYHKDYTDDMKRHIVTELTKENPKIRLVLATVALGMGLNAPSISQIIHCRPPTTIECYMQEIGRAGRNGQPASALLYYNNSDISKARKGMSDEMINYCKNETSCSRTFLVQYFGFEQVLFNKSPVECCSNCKKLIWD; this is encoded by the exons atggctgattTTTCCACGTGTTTGGAGTTCGCAAAAGCGAAACTGAAACTAGATTACGATCTGAAGGATAAACAGATAGATACACTCAGAAACGTGTTTATCGGGTCAGATTGCGTGTCTGTACTTCCCACGGGCTATGGGAAAAGCGTCATCTTTCAGTTGTTGCCGTTTTTGTTGCAACGGAAACGTCAACTGCAAACACCAGCGATCGTTATAGTTGTAACCCCTTTAAGCTCCATCATGGAAGATCAGGTGTACAGTTTAAGAGACAAGGGTATCAAAGCATgctttttaaatattgatggAAAACATGCGTCTACATACACTGATGACAAAGTTagtgatgacgatgatgatgatgacgatgattcATGTGATATAAAGTTGCCTAAGTCTGTGTCCATGAATGACATCAAGAGAGGaaattataatttgatatacgCACATCCGGAGACGTTAATCAATAGTAAGACATGTTCCTCTATTCTCCGATCTTCCGTGTACCAGGCAAACGTGGGGGCAGTTGTAATCGACGAGGTACATATGATTACAGAATG GGGAGAGAATTTCAGACCCGCTTTTAAAAAACTGGGTGAAACAACATGCATTTTCCCAGAGGCTGCACACCTGGCACTTACCGCCACAGCAACACCAAAGAAAATAAACGAactatgtaaaatattacaataccaGCAGCCTCAGGTGGTCACTGTCAATCCCGACAGACCAAAcatctttttaaatattgaaaaaaggcTACCAAATCTCcacaaatttgaaaaattggACAAAATAATTGAACCTATTGCCGACGGACTGAAGACTCAATTAGGAATCTTTCCTGTAACAATTGTGTATATGGAGAGCTTAGAAGCTCTCAGTTACTGTTATCAGTATATATCGTACTGCCTTCAGGAGTTACAATACAGTGGTGAACAACTTCCTGAGAACCGGATCTTCGGTCAGTACCACAAAGACTACACTGACGATATGAAAAGACACATAGTCACTGAACTTACAAAGGAAAATCCTAAAATTAGACTCGTTCTGGCCACAGTTGCATTAGGTATGGGTTTAAATGCACCGTCAATATCACAGATCATTCACTGTAGACCACCAACTACCATTGAATGCTATATGCAGGAAATCGGCCGTGCTGGGAGAAATGGTCAGCCAGCTAGTGCCCTTCTTTACTACAACAACAGTGACATTTCAAAGGCTCGAAAAGGCATGTCTGACGAAATGATAAACTATTGTAAAAATGAAACCTCATGTTCTCGTACATTTTTGGTGCAGTATTTTGGGTTTGAACAAGTGCTTTTCAACAAATCACCTGTTGAATGTTGTTCAAACTGTAAAAAGCTGATATGGGACTGA